A single region of the Triticum dicoccoides isolate Atlit2015 ecotype Zavitan chromosome 2B, WEW_v2.0, whole genome shotgun sequence genome encodes:
- the LOC119360629 gene encoding F-box protein GID2-like produces the protein MKCLSDSSASRDPRAPPLASGGGSSSGPAKKLQRTSSSSQAEASSSSEPPPQQSGDTRELLDLGEDVMFEVLQWAEARTLAATACVSQGWRVLVQDERLWEAPCVRGWTDLGFSEQLLRTIVLSFGGFRHLHRHHPAAMEEGVSMGG, from the coding sequence ATGAAGTGCCTTTCCGATTCCTCGGCTAGTCGTGATCCCCGGGCCCCTCCTCTCGCTTCTGGCGGTGGCAGCTCCAGCGGGCCAGCCAAAAAGCTGCAACGAACCTCAAGCTCAAGCCAGGCTGAGGCATCCTCGTCCTCAGAGCCTCCACCACAGCAGTCAGGGGACACGAGAGAGTTGCTGGATCTGGGGGAGGACGTGATGTTCGAGGTGCTACAGTGGGCGGAGGCACGGACACTGGCCGCCACGGCGTGCGTGAGCCAGGGCTGGCGGGTCCTTGTGCAGGATGAGCGGCTGTGGGAGGCGCCGTGCGTGAGGGGGTGGACCGACCTCGGCTTCTCGGAACAGCTGCTCCGCACCATCGTGCTCTCGTTTGGCGGCTTCCGCCACCTGCATCGACATCATCCTGCCGCCATGGAAGAGGGGGTTTCCATGGGTGGATGA